One segment of Trichlorobacter ammonificans DNA contains the following:
- the elbB gene encoding isoprenoid biosynthesis glyoxalase ElbB: MSKKIGVVLSGCGVRDGSEIHEAVLTLLAIDRAGCVAVCMAPDMELAEVNHVTSEPTGATRNVLVESARIARGNIKDIAGVTAGELDALVFPGGFGAALNLCDFGKVGAAASVNPQVARLVREVHAAGKPIGAICIAPALIAAILGKEAAPTVTIGTDAGTAAEIDKTGAKHQDCPVTEFVVDQKNRVVTTPAYMLGQRISDVATGIEKCVAAVIAMA; encoded by the coding sequence ATGAGCAAGAAGATCGGTGTTGTACTTTCAGGCTGCGGCGTCCGGGACGGCAGCGAAATTCACGAGGCGGTACTGACCCTGCTGGCCATCGACCGGGCCGGTTGCGTGGCGGTCTGCATGGCCCCCGACATGGAACTGGCCGAGGTGAACCACGTAACCTCCGAGCCCACCGGCGCCACCCGCAACGTGCTGGTGGAATCGGCCCGCATCGCCCGTGGCAACATCAAGGATATCGCCGGCGTCACGGCAGGGGAACTGGATGCCCTGGTCTTTCCCGGCGGGTTCGGCGCCGCCCTTAACCTGTGCGACTTCGGCAAGGTGGGCGCCGCCGCCTCGGTCAACCCGCAGGTGGCTCGGCTGGTGCGGGAGGTCCATGCCGCCGGGAAGCCGATCGGCGCCATCTGCATCGCCCCGGCCCTGATCGCCGCCATCCTGGGCAAGGAAGCCGCCCCCACCGTTACCATCGGCACCGACGCCGGTACCGCCGCCGAGATCGACAAGACCGGGGCTAAGCACCAGGACTGCCCGGTTACCGAGTTTGTGGTGGATCAGAAGAACAGGGTCGTCACGACGCCTGCCTATATGCTGGGCCAGCGGATCAGCGACGTGGCAACCGGTATCGAGAAGTGCGTTGCCGCGGTCATTGCCATGGCGTAA
- a CDS encoding metal-dependent hydrolase, translating into MKRLCLLFTTLMLLVSAAPALAAQAQITWYGHAAFKVVTPSGKVLLVDPWISNPANPNAQKDLESLQKVDLILLTHGHGDHIGDTVEIAKKSGARLVAVPELQKAMVAHKGFPEKQIDRATTGSFGGTISLLDGEVTVMFVPAVHGGGMDTEKGPVYGGPPGGLLISVKNGPRIYHTGDTDLFGDMALLKGQVDLMLLCIGDKFTMGPQRAARAVEMIRPKLAVPMHFETFPVLTGTAEQFSKSLRTYGLELLMRRLKVGEALAWN; encoded by the coding sequence ATGAAACGACTGTGCCTGCTGTTCACCACCCTGATGTTGCTGGTGTCCGCTGCCCCGGCCCTGGCTGCCCAGGCGCAGATCACCTGGTACGGACACGCCGCCTTCAAGGTGGTTACCCCCTCCGGCAAGGTGCTGCTGGTGGACCCCTGGATCAGCAACCCGGCGAATCCCAATGCCCAGAAAGATTTGGAGTCATTGCAGAAGGTTGACCTGATCCTGCTGACCCACGGCCATGGCGACCATATCGGCGATACCGTTGAGATTGCAAAGAAGAGCGGTGCGCGGCTGGTGGCGGTGCCGGAGCTGCAAAAGGCGATGGTGGCGCACAAGGGATTTCCTGAAAAGCAGATCGATCGCGCCACGACCGGCAGCTTCGGCGGTACCATCAGCCTGCTGGACGGCGAGGTGACGGTCATGTTCGTGCCGGCGGTGCATGGTGGCGGTATGGATACCGAGAAGGGGCCGGTCTACGGTGGGCCTCCCGGGGGCCTCCTGATTTCGGTGAAGAACGGTCCCCGTATCTACCACACCGGCGATACCGACCTGTTCGGTGACATGGCGCTGTTGAAGGGACAGGTGGACCTGATGCTGCTCTGCATCGGCGACAAGTTCACCATGGGGCCGCAGCGGGCCGCCCGGGCCGTGGAGATGATCCGGCCGAAGCTGGCGGTGCCGATGCACTTTGAGACCTTCCCGGTGCTGACCGGCACGGCGGAGCAGTTTTCCAAGTCCCTCAGAACCTATGGACTGGAACTGTTGATGCGCCGACTGAAGGTAGGGGAAGCGCTGGCCTGGAACTAG
- the yaaA gene encoding S4 domain-containing protein YaaA produces MSETIKIDSDYIKLDSFLKLANLVMSGGEAKLLIQEGQLKVNGEIETRRGRKLYAGDRVEVAGRGSAVVG; encoded by the coding sequence ATGTCCGAAACTATCAAGATAGACAGCGACTACATCAAGCTGGACAGTTTTCTGAAGCTTGCCAACCTGGTGATGAGCGGTGGCGAGGCCAAGCTGCTGATTCAGGAGGGGCAGTTGAAGGTAAACGGGGAGATTGAGACCCGTCGGGGCCGCAAGCTGTATGCGGGCGACCGGGTGGAGGTAGCCGGCCGCGGTAGTGCCGTGGTCGGTTGA
- the mscL gene encoding large conductance mechanosensitive channel protein MscL, whose translation MLKEFKAFVMKGNVLDLAVGVIIGAAFGKIVNSAVTDLIMPLAGLVMGKVDFSNLFISLSGSSYPTLAAAKAAGAPTLNYGIFLNTTIDFLIMALVIFMIVKAANKVRKAETAAPAPPARECPFCKSAVHDDATRCPHCTSQL comes from the coding sequence ATGCTGAAGGAGTTCAAGGCGTTTGTGATGAAGGGGAACGTGCTGGACCTGGCGGTTGGCGTCATCATCGGTGCCGCCTTCGGCAAGATCGTCAATTCGGCGGTCACTGACCTGATCATGCCGCTGGCAGGTCTGGTGATGGGCAAGGTGGACTTCAGCAACCTGTTCATCAGCCTGTCCGGCAGCAGTTATCCCACCCTGGCCGCTGCCAAGGCCGCCGGGGCACCGACGCTCAATTACGGTATCTTCCTGAACACCACCATTGATTTTCTGATCATGGCGCTGGTGATCTTCATGATCGTCAAGGCAGCAAACAAGGTGCGCAAGGCCGAAACAGCCGCACCCGCCCCTCCGGCACGGGAGTGCCCGTTCTGCAAGTCGGCGGTGCACGATGACGCCACCCGCTGCCCCCACTGCACCTCCCAACTGTAG
- a CDS encoding glucose 1-dehydrogenase — translation MRRLEGKSALVTGAARGIGEAIARAFATAGAFVYLTDIDDERGTAVAAEIGAAATYRRLDVRSESDWQRVTAEIVDRHGRLAIVVNNAGITGFEEGMVAHDPEHAALADWHAVHRTNLDGVFLGCKYAIRTMRRTGTGSIINISSRSGLVGIPAAAAYASSKAAVRNHTKTVALYCAEQGLAVRCNSIHPAAILTPMWEPLIGPPGPEREVRLQEFVRDTPLRRFGTPEEVAAVALLLASDEAAYMTGSELTIDGGLLAGTAASPAGEQRPDVRNGFDRA, via the coding sequence ATGAGACGGCTGGAAGGGAAATCTGCGCTGGTCACCGGCGCGGCACGGGGGATAGGCGAGGCGATAGCCCGCGCCTTTGCAACTGCGGGAGCATTCGTCTATCTCACCGACATCGATGATGAGAGGGGAACGGCCGTTGCCGCAGAGATCGGCGCGGCAGCAACGTATCGCCGCTTGGACGTCAGGAGCGAATCTGACTGGCAGCGGGTCACCGCGGAGATTGTCGACCGCCACGGCCGACTTGCTATCGTGGTCAACAATGCGGGAATCACCGGCTTCGAGGAGGGGATGGTAGCGCACGACCCGGAGCATGCCGCTCTGGCGGACTGGCATGCCGTTCACCGCACCAACCTTGACGGCGTTTTCCTGGGATGCAAATACGCCATCCGGACCATGCGCAGGACAGGCACCGGTTCGATCATCAACATCTCCTCCCGCTCCGGACTGGTGGGCATCCCGGCTGCGGCCGCCTATGCCTCCTCCAAGGCGGCGGTGCGCAACCACACCAAAACAGTGGCGCTCTATTGTGCGGAGCAGGGACTCGCCGTTCGCTGCAACTCGATACACCCCGCCGCCATTCTCACCCCGATGTGGGAGCCGCTGATCGGACCTCCGGGGCCGGAACGTGAGGTGCGGCTGCAGGAGTTTGTCCGGGATACGCCACTCAGAAGATTCGGCACCCCCGAGGAGGTTGCCGCGGTTGCCCTCCTTCTTGCCTCGGACGAAGCAGCCTACATGACCGGCAGTGAACTGACCATTGACGGCGGCCTTCTCGCCGGTACGGCGGCATCGCCGGCTGGTGAGCAGAGGCCAGACGTACGTAATGGTTTCGATAGGGCATAA